Part of the Olsenella profusa DSM 13989 genome, CCTCCTCGCGCACCCACTCGTGCTGGGGCTTGATTCGCCCGGAGCGGTCGCGGCCCAGGAAGTCCTGGAACGACCCGAAGCACACTATCGGACGATCCTTGTCGGCAGCCTCGTACTGCTCTGCGATGTTGGGCCTGCTGGGGTCCTTCGGGCGGCTGATGAACTGCCAGCCCTCGAAGTCCACATGTGTGTTCAGGTCCTCCTCCCAGGCGGTCTGCACTGCCGGCTTGAAGGTGAGCACGAGTGCGCGCCTGAATCCCATGTCCTTGGCGAGCTCGTAGGCAGCGAAGGTCTTGCCAAAGCGCATCTTGGCGTTCCACAGGAACTTGGGCGTACGCGCGCCGCCCTCCCGCTCCAAGGAGTGGAAGTACGCCTCGGTCTTGTGGACGGCCGCCTCCTGCTCGGGGCGCATCCTGAAGTCCTGGGTGCGCCGCTCTACGTTCTCAGCGCGATCGCGGACCGCAAGGTAGGCTGCCCTCACATCTTCGATGCTACATTTGAACCATTCAGTTTTCTTGCCATCGGAATCCCGCTGCTTGTAGAACCCATTGAGGTTTAGATTTGCGTGCACCTCGTGATCCATGAAGGTGGTGCCGTCGGTGCGCATGGCTGGTGCCACGAACACGACCTCGTAGGGCTTGTCGCCTGGCTTGAGCGTCGGGTAGTGCTCGTGCATGCGCTCGTCTATGGTGCGGGCGGTGTAGCCGACCTTGAGCATGCCTTTAAGTTGATAGTTATCAGGTTCGCAGTAGGCGTAGATAATCGGCGTCGCGTCAGGACGTGGCGGGAAGAAGTCGCTACTAGTCATCTTCGCCACCCGTCATTGGCTTAATTTTTGTCTCGATTTCCCGCATACTATCCTCATCAAGACCAAAGTAGCTATAAAGCTCCTCGTCGGTGGGGGCCTTGCTTAGGTCGATGGCGGGCACAAACGCGAAGCAGCTTTTCGATATATTTTGCGTTGGCGTTGCCTGCCATATCAAATAGCGTACGAACTTTGTACGTATGTAGGCTGCCAAGTTCTCCGCCCCTGCCTGGCTGTCAAAGGCGTCAACGACAAGATATGTCTCGCTGCATACGGTCTTAGGCGGCAGGATCTCGATAACTGTCAACATTTTTCGCTGACCATTCTTGTCGGACTGCCCCGCATGCTCTGCCGCTGCTTTCGAGATAATAACCTTCCACTGGTCAATCATCTCCCGGCCAGTCGTCACACCATCTTTGTTAACTGTAGACATCCCCCCGCGATACCTGAGAGCCAGATCACCTTTCTTATAGTCAGACCCAGCCCCGATACCAAACGGCTTACGAGAGCGCACGATATCGGCATAGAACTCGCTGGCTTTGGATTGCACGCTACGTATAATTTTCACTGCCCGATCGGAAGCGATGAACACGGGGAATTCGTCGAGGGCTCTATCGGAAGAGGTGTCCTCTCCGTTCTCATGCAGCGTTGCGTGACATGGACCATCATAGTCGCGCGCCCACAAGAAGTAAGAAACGCCGCCTGCAATGTCAACGCCTTGAAAGCAGTCACGTGAATCGCTGTATGTGACCATCTCCTTGATGCGGCGATCATGGAGCATAGAATCACGGAAAGCATCGAGGCCCTTGCCTCCCGACTGCCATTTTGCCGGCACAATCATACAAAGGTAACGAGGGTTAAGCTTCTTTGCCTGCTCGATGAACCTATGGTAAATGGGCATGGCACTGCTGCCATTGCCACCTCCATCGTTCATTTGGTAGGGAGGGTTGCCTATGATGACATCGAATTTCACACTAAATACCTCTCCCGGATCGTCTAGGTGAATGAACTCGTATGCGTAAGACTCCAGATCCTGTTCGCGGTCATACACAGCCTTAGGGACGCCGCAATACTTACACCGTCCGTATTCCCATGTGTGTTTCAATTGCCTGTAATCAACGCGGCCCTGAGGCTCATTAAAATGGACTATGGAGTATTTGCTGTTTGGGTACTTAGAACAGTAGAGGCTGCGCCGCGCAAGCAGACTCGTGAGTTCGGTTATTGCCATACCAAAAATTTGATTGCGGTAGATATGATTAAGCCGCTCCTGTAGGTCTGGGAATTGTGGCTCAAGGCCATCTATGAGTCGAACTGCAACTTCCCTCAGGAAGACGCCAGACTTAGTGCCGGGGTCAAAGAACGTAGCGTTAGGGTCGCTCCAGATTTCACGAGGCAGCAGGTCGAGCATCTTGTTCGCCAAGTCCGGAGGAGTGAAGACCTCATCGTTGCTCAGGTTGGCAAGGCAGCTCAGTACGTCGGGATTGTAGGTGGTTTCAAAAAGGCTACTCATTGTTCTGCACCTCGTAGAGGCTCGTCATTGAAAACTCCCGTATGGGCTTGGGAGTCATCGCACCGGTCTCCTCGTCCAACTCCCACTCCGAGGTGGGTGTACCACTTGCGCCGAACAGCGAGAATTGTTGTTGGTCGGCGCTGCCCTCCAGCATCTCGTCCAAACGGAAGTCGCGGCGCTTCACCTTGTCGCCCATAACCAAGGACCACTCGGAGAAGACGATTGGCTCGTTGGTGTCGTCCCCATGTTCGTCCACGGCCTTGAGGCTTAGGGCGTTGCCGTTCAGGATGTTGCGCGATAGAACGTAGCGGATGGCCTCAAGGTAGCCAGGCGTCGGGCTCTTCTTGCACACGCGCAGATAGTCCGCCTCCACGATCGAGTACAGCCGCTCCCGGCATGACGCTACGTTGTCGGCAAGCAGCTCCACGCCGTAGATGCTGCCCACGGCTATGAAAGCGTAGCGCTCCCACTCGGCGAGCGAGCGCCGGTAGCGTGAGCCCACCACGGCAAGCTTGCGCCTCAGCACCTCGTCGAGAAAGTTTCCGTCGCCGCATGCGGGCTCCAGGAAGCGCGACTCGATGCGTTCGGTCTCCTGTTTCACCATATCCAGCATGGCGTTCACCTCGCGCACGTTGGTGAACACCTCGCCGTGGTCCTGTACACGCTGGCGCGATTTTACTTGTGCAGTCATTTATCACGCTCTCTCGTAAGCTCTTCAATCATGCACATGCGGATGAAGGCGCTGAAGCTGATGCCCTTGAGGACGGCTGCCTCTGCTCCCGCTTCCTTGAGGTTTCTTGGTATGCGCATGGTGATGGTGGTCATATCGCCGCCGACGAGTTGCTCCTGCAGCTCGGTCTCGGTGGCGCCGCTGTTCACAAGCTCCGAATACTTCACCTCGTGCACCTGCCTTTTGAGTAAATACAACATGAATACATTCTAGCAGTAACGAGTTTATGCGAAGTTTGGCTCCTGCCGTATAGGGAAGATTTCCAGTTCTAAGCAAGCAGCCTATCTTGTGCGCACAACGCACGAGATAGCGCTTGTCGGCACCGGGAGCCGCGCCCATCGCGCCGCCGCTTCAATGGCGTGCTTCTCCACCCGGATGCCGAGCGACGGGAGCACGCGCGCGTGCGCACGCGATACGCTCCCATGCGGGGGATGCCCCGCGCCCCTGGGAAGCCCGGACTTACCATCCGGGCAAGACGCGCCGCCTCTCGGCGCCTAGGGGGAACCATGGAAAGATTCGACAGGCGCCTGCACGTGCGCGTTAGCGAGGCAAACGTGGAGCGCGCTAGAAAGCTCGCAGGCAAGCTGGGCATCACCATGTCCGCACTCGTGAGGCTGCTCCTGCAGCTGCCGGCGGAGAACGTGTCGGCACGCCGCCACGTGGTGCTCGACCTCGCCTGCGCCAACCGGCTCTACCGCGAGCTCAACCAGTGGGGCTACCAGCAGAACCAGTCAGCCCACGCCCTGAACCGCATCGCCTACTACCTCAGGCGCGAGGCCATGGACGCATCCGACATCCTGGAGGAGCTCGCCTCGGTCAAGCGACAGCTGGAGCGACTGCGCGAGAGGACGGGCGAGCTCTCCGCTCCCGTGCGCGAGGTGGCCGAGTCGCGCCTGCTCTTCCTGTAGGTGCTTCTCATGCCGCTGCTCAAGCCCATATCCGGCCACACGTCCTGCAGGGGCGTCTATCGCTACCTCACCAG contains:
- a CDS encoding SAM-dependent DNA methyltransferase; its protein translation is MTAQVKSRQRVQDHGEVFTNVREVNAMLDMVKQETERIESRFLEPACGDGNFLDEVLRRKLAVVGSRYRRSLAEWERYAFIAVGSIYGVELLADNVASCRERLYSIVEADYLRVCKKSPTPGYLEAIRYVLSRNILNGNALSLKAVDEHGDDTNEPIVFSEWSLVMGDKVKRRDFRLDEMLEGSADQQQFSLFGASGTPTSEWELDEETGAMTPKPIREFSMTSLYEVQNNE
- a CDS encoding Eco57I restriction-modification methylase domain-containing protein, coding for MSSLFETTYNPDVLSCLANLSNDEVFTPPDLANKMLDLLPREIWSDPNATFFDPGTKSGVFLREVAVRLIDGLEPQFPDLQERLNHIYRNQIFGMAITELTSLLARRSLYCSKYPNSKYSIVHFNEPQGRVDYRQLKHTWEYGRCKYCGVPKAVYDREQDLESYAYEFIHLDDPGEVFSVKFDVIIGNPPYQMNDGGGNGSSAMPIYHRFIEQAKKLNPRYLCMIVPAKWQSGGKGLDAFRDSMLHDRRIKEMVTYSDSRDCFQGVDIAGGVSYFLWARDYDGPCHATLHENGEDTSSDRALDEFPVFIASDRAVKIIRSVQSKASEFYADIVRSRKPFGIGAGSDYKKGDLALRYRGGMSTVNKDGVTTGREMIDQWKVIISKAAAEHAGQSDKNGQRKMLTVIEILPPKTVCSETYLVVDAFDSQAGAENLAAYIRTKFVRYLIWQATPTQNISKSCFAFVPAIDLSKAPTDEELYSYFGLDEDSMREIETKIKPMTGGEDD